In Archangium violaceum, the following are encoded in one genomic region:
- a CDS encoding HEAT repeat domain-containing protein: MKRLVLGLALLSGCATPRQAEPPVTPAAAAPEAPRKPDSVYVFEGVEVFGSRKVPREKLLALITLPAAGTRLDLEKDPQAFVASLMESKKRLTEAYPFAFIRMSVSQDKNHTMRVMVDLVDTGDEWRMPFSAEPTGDVADPEGLLAAWSDYLKTFWRLRSEGAVPEWGMGTCRAPLGCYGGFDHPELAPLEQRFLEGVPRNAEALVRVLREDRDGGKRMNALMLLTYLSSPEQLVAAILPSVRDSNEGVRNEALRRLGSARQVSKKPGLVPVDPVLEALWYPLESDRNKAGWTLVHILEAEETVPRERILQKAGEVLVEMAGMRSELDREPARKVLARLAGKDLGDDVAAWRHWLALSLGKPCH, translated from the coding sequence ATGAAACGCCTCGTCCTCGGTCTCGCCCTGCTCTCCGGCTGTGCCACACCCCGTCAGGCCGAGCCGCCGGTCACTCCGGCGGCCGCCGCGCCCGAGGCGCCGCGCAAGCCCGACTCCGTCTATGTCTTCGAGGGAGTGGAGGTCTTCGGCTCGCGCAAGGTGCCCCGGGAGAAGCTGCTCGCGCTCATCACGCTGCCGGCGGCGGGCACGCGGCTGGATCTCGAGAAGGACCCACAGGCGTTCGTCGCGAGCCTGATGGAGAGCAAGAAGCGGCTCACGGAGGCGTATCCCTTCGCGTTCATCCGGATGTCGGTGAGCCAGGACAAGAATCACACGATGCGGGTGATGGTGGACCTGGTGGACACGGGGGACGAGTGGCGCATGCCCTTCTCCGCCGAGCCGACGGGGGACGTGGCGGATCCAGAGGGCCTGCTCGCGGCCTGGTCGGACTATCTGAAGACATTCTGGCGGCTGCGGAGCGAGGGCGCGGTCCCCGAGTGGGGAATGGGCACGTGCCGGGCGCCCCTGGGGTGCTACGGAGGCTTCGATCACCCCGAGCTCGCGCCCCTGGAGCAGCGCTTCCTCGAGGGGGTACCCCGTAACGCCGAGGCGCTCGTGCGGGTGCTGCGTGAGGACCGGGACGGAGGCAAGCGGATGAACGCGCTCATGCTGCTGACCTATCTGTCCTCGCCCGAGCAGCTGGTGGCGGCCATCCTCCCGTCGGTGCGGGACTCCAACGAGGGCGTGCGCAACGAGGCGCTGCGCCGGCTGGGCTCGGCGAGGCAGGTGTCGAAGAAGCCCGGGCTCGTCCCGGTGGATCCGGTGCTCGAGGCGCTCTGGTATCCGCTGGAGTCCGACCGGAACAAGGCGGGCTGGACGCTGGTGCACATCCTGGAGGCGGAGGAGACGGTGCCGCGCGAGCGGATCCTCCAGAAGGCGGGCGAGGTGCTGGTGGAGATGGCGGGGATGCGCTCGGAGCTCGACCGCGAGCCGGCGCGCAAGGTGCTCGCGAGGCTGGCGGGGAAGGACCTCGGCGACGACGTGGCGGCGTGGCGCCACTGGTTGGCGCTGTCCCTGGGCAAGCCGTGTCATTAG
- a CDS encoding GNAT family N-acetyltransferase — translation MLTDATTLPTLETPRLRLRWMTEADVPALFELFSDREVTRYWSWSAYTEVAQAEKLLRNIHEYFAERSLFQWGIARREDDKVVGTCTLSELSRPHRRAGLGYALNRACWGQGYGREAVGRVVEFGFTVLELHRLEADVDPRNVSSIKVLEGLGFQHEGLQRERYIIDGEVQDGVLYGLLRREWRPGASTR, via the coding sequence ATGCTGACGGATGCCACGACCCTGCCCACGCTGGAGACGCCCCGCCTGCGGTTGCGCTGGATGACGGAGGCGGACGTGCCGGCGCTCTTCGAGCTCTTCTCCGACCGCGAGGTGACGCGTTACTGGAGCTGGTCGGCGTACACGGAGGTGGCGCAGGCGGAGAAGCTGTTGAGGAACATCCACGAGTACTTCGCCGAGCGCTCGCTGTTCCAGTGGGGCATCGCGCGGCGGGAGGACGACAAGGTGGTGGGCACGTGCACGCTGTCGGAGCTGAGCCGGCCGCACCGGCGTGCGGGCCTTGGGTACGCGCTGAACCGCGCCTGTTGGGGCCAGGGTTACGGGCGGGAGGCGGTGGGCCGGGTGGTGGAGTTCGGCTTCACGGTGCTGGAGCTGCACCGGCTGGAGGCGGACGTGGATCCGCGCAACGTGAGCTCCATCAAGGTGCTGGAGGGCCTGGGCTTCCAGCACGAGGGCCTCCAGCGCGAGCGCTACATCATCGACGGCGAGGTGCAGGACGGGGTGCTGTACGGGCTGCTGCGGCGGGAGTGGCGGCCGGGTGCATCGACGCGGTGA
- a CDS encoding PLP-dependent aminotransferase family protein, whose protein sequence is MATTLVLDASSGAPLHEQLYQSLRTAMVTGRLPSGTRLPATRALAEQLDLSRNTVMTAYTRLLAEGYLVGRHGSGTYVADELPERALSARRVQAPPSARRANPPSLSRRGAALAALPPPFPSDLGVPGSVMAFRLGVPALDAFPHELWDRLLHQRWRRSWRDVLSQREPRGFLPLREALANYLATSRGVRCGPEQVLIVNGTQQAMSLVAQVLLDPGDAAWVEDPGYPPARSVLLAAGASLVPVPVDAEGLDVEAASRLRPDARLAVVTPSSQQPLGVHMSLRRRRALLEWAGRTNAWVFEDDYDSEFRYVGRPLAALQGLTPDARVIYSGTFGKVLSPSLRLGYLVVPEELIEVFVKAKTLADVRSPSLEQAVLTDFINQGHFSRHLRRMRVLYAERQALLVEEARRELRGLLEVGPAETGMHLVGWLPPGVDDRTASERAAAAGVVAHPLSVYRLQTLGRGGLLLGYAAVPGPECSEGVRRLRQALG, encoded by the coding sequence ATGGCCACCACGCTCGTGCTCGACGCTTCGTCGGGAGCACCGCTGCACGAGCAGCTCTACCAGTCGCTGCGCACGGCCATGGTCACCGGCCGGCTGCCCTCGGGAACGCGTCTGCCCGCCACCCGCGCGCTGGCCGAGCAGCTCGACCTGTCACGCAACACGGTGATGACCGCCTATACGCGGCTGCTCGCCGAGGGCTACCTCGTCGGCCGCCACGGCTCGGGGACCTACGTGGCGGACGAGCTTCCCGAACGGGCCCTCTCCGCGCGGCGCGTCCAGGCACCTCCCTCCGCGCGCCGCGCGAATCCGCCCTCGCTGTCGAGGCGTGGCGCCGCGCTGGCGGCCCTGCCGCCGCCGTTCCCCTCGGACCTGGGTGTGCCGGGCTCCGTGATGGCGTTCCGCCTCGGGGTGCCCGCCCTGGATGCCTTCCCCCATGAGCTCTGGGACCGGCTGCTGCACCAGCGGTGGCGGCGCTCGTGGAGGGACGTGCTCTCCCAGAGGGAGCCCCGCGGGTTCCTTCCCCTGCGCGAGGCACTCGCCAACTACCTGGCCACCTCGCGCGGAGTGCGGTGCGGTCCCGAGCAGGTGCTCATCGTGAATGGCACGCAGCAGGCCATGAGCCTGGTGGCCCAGGTGTTGTTGGATCCGGGCGATGCGGCCTGGGTCGAGGACCCGGGCTACCCTCCGGCGCGCAGCGTGCTCCTGGCGGCGGGGGCGAGCCTGGTGCCAGTGCCCGTGGACGCGGAGGGGCTGGACGTGGAGGCCGCGAGCCGGCTGCGTCCGGACGCGAGGCTCGCGGTGGTGACGCCCTCGAGCCAGCAGCCGCTCGGCGTGCACATGAGTCTGCGGCGCCGGCGGGCGCTGCTGGAGTGGGCCGGGCGCACGAACGCCTGGGTCTTCGAGGATGATTACGACAGCGAGTTCCGCTACGTCGGCCGGCCGCTCGCCGCGCTCCAGGGGCTCACGCCGGACGCGCGAGTCATCTACTCGGGGACGTTTGGCAAGGTGCTGTCGCCGTCCCTGCGTCTGGGCTACCTGGTCGTCCCGGAGGAGCTGATCGAGGTCTTCGTGAAGGCGAAGACGCTCGCGGACGTGCGCTCGCCCTCGCTGGAGCAGGCGGTGCTGACCGACTTCATCAACCAGGGCCACTTCAGCCGGCACCTGCGGAGGATGCGCGTGCTGTATGCCGAGCGGCAGGCGCTGCTGGTCGAGGAGGCGCGGCGCGAGCTGCGGGGGCTGCTCGAGGTGGGCCCGGCGGAGACGGGCATGCACCTGGTGGGCTGGCTGCCGCCGGGGGTGGACGATCGTACCGCCTCCGAGCGTGCCGCGGCCGCCGGCGTGGTGGCACATCCCCTCTCCGTGTACCGGCTCCAGACGTTGGGACGCGGGGGGCTGTTGCTCGGCTACGCGGCCGTGCCGGGGCCCGAGTGCTCCGAAGGAGTCCGGCGGCTGCGCCAGGCCCTCGGCTGA
- a CDS encoding carboxymuconolactone decarboxylase family protein, translated as MEQRFNMGAVAPAGYQAMLGLEKYLHQCGLEEGLLHLIKLRASQINRCAYCIDMHWKDSRALGEPEHRLYGLDAWRESPYYTERERAALEWTEAVTLVTEGFVSDAVYEAVRPHFTPKELADLTLAISTINAWNRLSISMRAKPGDYKPPPRHR; from the coding sequence ATGGAACAGCGCTTCAACATGGGGGCGGTTGCCCCCGCGGGCTATCAGGCGATGTTGGGTCTGGAGAAGTATCTGCACCAGTGCGGGCTGGAGGAGGGGTTGCTGCACCTCATCAAGCTGAGGGCGTCACAAATCAACCGCTGCGCGTACTGCATCGACATGCACTGGAAGGACTCGAGGGCGCTGGGCGAGCCGGAGCATCGCCTGTACGGGCTCGACGCGTGGCGCGAGAGTCCCTACTACACGGAGCGGGAGCGGGCGGCCCTGGAGTGGACCGAGGCGGTGACGCTCGTGACGGAGGGGTTCGTGTCCGATGCGGTCTACGAGGCCGTGCGTCCGCACTTCACGCCGAAGGAGCTGGCGGACCTGACGCTGGCCATCTCCACCATCAACGCGTGGAATCGGCTGAGCATCTCCATGCGCGCGAAGCCAGGAGACTACAAGCCGCCGCCGCGCCACCGGTAG